Within Cydia fagiglandana chromosome 10, ilCydFagi1.1, whole genome shotgun sequence, the genomic segment AATCTAAATGTAAGATATCTTCACATTCTGTATAATTTACCTAACCTCTAAAATAAAGTACAATAATTATACTTACACTCTGGAGCAAATGCCTGCGCCAGTATAAATGCAGCACAGGCAAAATACCCGGCTTGTAATGAAATTCTTCTACCATATTTGGAAAAGGTGAAATATGCCAACAGATCTCCAGGAAAAGATGTCAACGAAGTCAGTGCAAAATTCAAATATTTGTCCCCAGGCAATGATATTGCTTGTACAGCCAACCCGTAGTATACAAAGCTtgaagtaaaaaaacaaaaagaaataacCGATAGACGTATCATTATTTCTTTAGAATTGATAATATCATGTACAGTCTCTTTTTCCTTTTGAGAAGCGACGTTAAACTTTAATCTTAATTCATCTTCCTTTATATTGTCTATTTCATCATtcgttagttttattttatttatcctagcaattattttaaacgtttttCTTGCATCATTAGTTTTTCCTCGTAGTAGTTGCCATCTTGTGCTCTCTTTCAGAACAATTGTGTATACGACGAATATGATCACAGGGGCGTATACGGCAATAATCAGAGATTTCCAATGTTGAAGGCCCATCGCTATGAACGCGAATGCTACTTCGCCTACGTATATGGCGTAGGAAAAGATAACACCAGCTGAGACTCTTTTAGTTTCGCCGCCGACTTCAATCACTGGAAATAAAACGttgatataaaattaaaatacatggcCACCGAAGTGATCCTTCCGACATAAGTAAGTCGGATTTTGGATAATTATGGTTACATAAGTCTCACGCTAGCccgtgccacagaataaataatagtactaggtacagaagactcactctctaacaaaacgtgtctgttacgatcagcacagatatggccgctaggtggcgacagcaccacgcgcggcttatggctttccccaaaattggggtgcgaacggatgtacttttagctacatgtagcaaagcgactaaatcgcggagtgagccacgcctgcccgtGCGGATTTTTCATAGGTACATTCTTCGCCGGTCTTTGGTTTTTTACGAGGGTTCTCACCCAGCACACATCGACCCGGCAAAAGTACCGATTTTTTTATGTGCTGCGGATCTATAAGATTACTTCAAATATGagcatatgtaggtacttttgaGAGGCGTGGTGTAGTTTAAAAATGGTTATATTTCTAAGAACTGATATCAAAGATAACAATTGCATGTTTACAGTAAGGTCATTAAGAATTAGCGATAGGCCGAGTAAACTTACTCCAAACAATAGCCACAGTGTAAAGGCCGGATGCGATGAATGACTCCAAGAATTCTATAGCCAGATAAGCGTAGAAGTTTGTCACGAAGATTTTAAATACTCCGACCGCTCCCCCTACTGCGCATATTATTATAGTTGGTTTCCTTCCAAATCTGAAATTCATCCGAGgtaaagtcgcaccaaacaaagtctgcagcggatttgatagaccacgcagtgtaagtattatatacgtcataatttcatagaagtttgacgtttaaaatgacacatgcactgcgtgggctatcaaaatcgctgcagacttttaacggtctgactatattttTACGATTATAGatgtttttgatattttttgtttgttttttagtTCAAAGAATCTGCTTAGATAATTTTAGCAATATggtcaaaaataaatgtaaattaaatgtTAGTAATGTTACCAAATATGTAATACTTTTGGTGCCAAGCACCTTCATTTactttactcctttgtaataacgcgaaaagtgtaaacatagctttgacgtcgactgtccaCGTTATCAAACactaacatgagcaaataattaaaacatagattgtactcctcaaacggtgacacttttgttcaacaacttttatgaactatttagactccctatttttcatacaaaataaatattatcttcaatgatcaccacgccatatcattgtgattgacgttgcttgtcaagccttaaacataacaaaattcgcaatacattgcatctTTGAATAACAtctaaagtgtattaaaaatcaaagtaaaagctattttcaaaagtcgctgaacaaatgttgatcagtatgaggagtacaacctacagttaaattttttgctcatattacaggccacacccggtataacaacCCCGTATACGCGTAGGTATTTGACCAATAAAATAAGATGAGAAAGCGAGTTACCTGTCTGCTATCCAACCCATCAATATCATTGAGAACAACATTCCGATGTTGTGGATGCTGCCTATAAACGAAGCCTTCCATGATTGGCATCCAATGTCCAGCTAGAAGGTAAAATAGTGTTAGACTCCGTCTAAGTTGCACCAATtagaacagaacaaagtgaggcaATATCATTATaaagataatatttttatagtttgtactggtaaccacggtaactccaggtttaacaggttaaccccgggttagtggaatggtgcaagagtACGAAACGCAAGCGATGAATACCTACTACGCAAATACGCATGCGGCATGGTTCGACCTTTAGATAATGATGTATTCAATGCATGAATGGATTACGTGCataataataatgattaaaGTGTAGGTAGGGGAAGCTGTTGTACCTCGGACAGTTTTTATTAAtgatttatagaaaaaaaaaaactaaaggctGCAGTATTATTGTTTATGCGAATATGCACACTATCTAATTTAAAGATTGGGTTATTTATTTTGATGGGATACGTTGACGAAAAAAAGGGAAAAGTGTCCAAGGAACAACACCCCTCATGTACCTTGGTCATTTCCCGTTGTACTTCGGACATGATAATTTTAATTacgtgtaatgttttgacgatagtgacattaaaccaatatataggtaggataggttcgttaggttgctttagatgcccgaagggcaaactgcacagaaataggagccccgcgtagcggggctccgtcgactcagggaacgagtcaaagattttcacgttacACGATAtgctaggaatttcacgatatgcctgaccttacgatcggccgccgacatctataaatgtgagttaatatgtgtttaaaacacgaaagtttaaaatattatattcaatagATTTTTGTAGTACAATTATCTTAGAAAAATATACTTAGCAAtggtcattatttatttttgcctaaattattttagggATTCTTTCTAAGATCGATTACTTGGTAACTTACACCGCAGATAACTTATAATTAGGAATGCggcaaatattaaaaaaataaaattacactaATAGCAAGTACGGGCAATTTAGCACTTTCAATTGAGATTAGGCTGAAATGATCCGACCATCGAATAGCTAACTAATTAACTTAACTTTAACCTATTATAaaaagttttattatttataggaaaaatatgaaataatcaTCCTGACTTTTGATaacataactttttttttcttgagtTACCGGCCGCTCTCTAGTTTAGTTGATAGCTTGTttttatacttaataataacgtttaaaataatataaattaaatatttcaatagtGGAAATATTGCCATTTGTCCGAGGTAAAACTAGGTCCAAGGTACAACAGTTTccctatctattataataattataacaacAATTATCTAGTCGCCACGATTATAGGACGTGACTTAGATATGATCATCACGTCTAGGATATACCTACCACCATTATCATCTTGATTTTATAAGAAGTTAcaataatagatttttttgttaatGCGTATATAAATGACGATAGATATTGTGTACTGtttactagggatgtaccgactagtcgccgactagtcggaaaagccgactatccggcctcatctgtagtcggcgattagtcggcgactagtcggcaaaaatggccgattagtcggcactttataagtgacagaaaaacagggcaaaaataaataaacagcaaatatttaCCATAGCTTTTCacatattttacccaaattcctatttagGCTTCGTACGAAAACTTTTTTTCGAATTATTTACCGTGAGATCGCTTTCTTGTCTTGTTGTCCGCTTGTGGTATAAAATATAGCcttagaattattttatttttccctAATTACCTAATATACTTAATTAGGATGAATAGCGCGACGAAAGGTGAAAAACGATTGTTTTTTTAAGTACATCTTAACCGAACTTAGGCGAAATTAGTGATCTGGCCGACTaaccgactagtcggccgactaatcggccatccgagcgccgattagtcggctagtcggctagtcggctagtcggccaaatcaatagtcggtacatcactactgTTTACACATGGAAGTATTTAGTCTCGATGATCATGTCACGTACCTAAATGATAGGTACACCTTTTTTC encodes:
- the LOC134667957 gene encoding organic cation transporter protein-like; protein product: MNIKVFSKDEKSNEDVFRRLCDFGTFQTVQYFLICLPLVMVSMMNVNYIFVAENINYRCRVPECDGSNATASTPPWWPSGYDSKCTRPIFNLTDEATCENQIAVEFRECDDWIYEHRNSAVVELDIGCQSWKASFIGSIHNIGMLFSMILMGWIADRFGRKPTIIICAVGGAVGVFKIFVTNFYAYLAIEFLESFIASGLYTVAIVWMIEVGGETKRVSAGVIFSYAIYVGEVAFAFIAMGLQHWKSLIIAVYAPVIIFVVYTIVLKESTRWQLLRGKTNDARKTFKIIARINKIKLTNDEIDNIKEDELRLKFNVASQKEKETVHDIINSKEIMIRLSVISFCFFTSSFVYYGLAVQAISLPGDKYLNFALTSLTSFPGDLLAYFTFSKYGRRISLQAGYFACAAFILAQAFAPESIPWLKLLLFLLGKLGTALCFTGVYTYSLELFPTSVRGSLFGFCNTLARIGSMLSPLAPLLVSELPALPSILFASTAMMAALLLTFTPETKTLPLFDTVAEVEAYKSKLTTKL